Proteins found in one Alteromonas macleodii genomic segment:
- a CDS encoding TonB-dependent receptor produces MRLATKINKITLAMFFGLTTLPCATTQASETHSTVNDIEKIEVKGYRSSLKESAALKKASDNVTESILAEDIANFPDLNLAESLQRISGVTISRDSGEGRQIALRGLGPNFTRTRVNGMEALFTTDSGIDQRGSASRTRNFDFSVFASELFNRIDVHKSYEASLDEGGIAGTVDLHTAQPFDYDGFKGAITAKAIHNDLADNTGPRFAGLLSNTWGDVGALISAAYSKVDTIERGYHVWSWRQASFGQDNVASSVDDNIADRLINAEGNERVFIPRANNIASWFNERERLGITGSLQWQASPTTLWSLDGLYGQLSNDRIENQISTAGTNAFTGDVTGEQLLVDAAIQGDDLVFASFENLDLRTESKVSYGETDFYQVSLNGEFEVTDNLLSTLMFGRSNSNFDQPIHDKIFAEATGHAFSVDWRNSPYGQNTYDFDISDFDEWMLMRSDVREDNIENSFNIMSSDWHYMLASGDSIDFGVQFKNYESSGYERRDREDWEDDETAPAAVFQLTTIPILRPYAIANNTATFDLLEATGRISRELDSTFNRPGTVYDIEEETLALYTKYNFNREIGDMVLRGNLGVRWYQTEQTSTGEVNTGEGLDEVVFDNSYNDFLPSLNLALDISDQWVARFSANRNISRPSLNQLRAAGQVGVADTFISSGNPNLERFVADSIDTSLEYYAESLRVSVGAFYKDMDSFIVEQSNTMPYSDTGYPLSFLDFDPRVNAQTEFTVNQPINGDSAKVRGIEIAFQADLTFLPGALKNMGVATNVTFADGETTLFNEGEAFEVTPPGLSELAYNVTVFYETERWGLRTSLAYRDEYITGEGASQNIVEGFDDTTFLDFKAFYNVSESFQITFEGNNLTDERIRQFQDNRTQSYSMSGRNFIVGASYQF; encoded by the coding sequence GTGAGACTGGCAACAAAGATAAATAAAATTACCTTAGCAATGTTTTTTGGACTAACCACTTTACCTTGTGCAACCACACAAGCATCAGAGACACATTCTACAGTCAATGACATTGAAAAAATTGAAGTAAAAGGCTACCGCTCTAGTTTAAAAGAAAGTGCCGCGCTTAAAAAAGCGTCAGACAACGTAACAGAAAGTATATTAGCTGAAGATATTGCTAATTTCCCAGACTTGAACTTAGCTGAGTCTTTGCAACGTATTTCAGGGGTTACCATTTCTCGTGATTCTGGCGAAGGGCGCCAAATAGCGCTCAGAGGGCTTGGGCCCAACTTCACTCGTACACGGGTAAACGGAATGGAGGCACTTTTTACCACTGATTCAGGCATTGACCAACGAGGCAGTGCCTCTCGAACACGAAACTTTGACTTTAGTGTTTTTGCATCTGAGCTTTTTAATCGTATAGATGTGCACAAGTCTTATGAGGCAAGCTTAGATGAGGGAGGAATAGCAGGTACTGTTGATTTACATACAGCCCAGCCATTTGACTACGATGGATTCAAAGGTGCAATTACGGCGAAAGCCATTCATAACGATCTCGCCGACAACACAGGCCCTCGATTTGCAGGTTTATTGTCCAATACGTGGGGCGACGTTGGCGCGCTGATTTCAGCGGCTTATTCAAAAGTTGATACTATTGAACGTGGATATCACGTTTGGTCATGGCGTCAGGCTAGCTTTGGTCAAGATAATGTTGCCTCTTCCGTCGACGACAATATTGCTGACCGTCTCATCAATGCCGAGGGAAACGAAAGGGTGTTCATACCACGAGCCAATAATATTGCATCGTGGTTTAACGAGCGTGAACGTTTGGGTATAACCGGCTCACTTCAATGGCAAGCTTCTCCTACAACACTGTGGTCACTTGATGGGCTATATGGGCAGCTTTCAAATGACCGTATTGAAAACCAGATATCTACTGCAGGTACAAATGCCTTTACTGGCGACGTGACGGGTGAACAATTACTCGTAGATGCCGCTATTCAAGGAGACGACTTAGTTTTTGCATCTTTTGAGAATTTAGATTTACGCACTGAATCTAAAGTAAGCTACGGTGAAACTGACTTTTACCAAGTCTCGCTCAACGGAGAATTTGAAGTTACCGATAATTTATTGTCCACGTTGATGTTTGGTCGTTCTAATTCAAATTTTGATCAACCCATTCACGACAAAATTTTTGCAGAAGCGACTGGACATGCTTTCTCAGTAGACTGGCGTAACTCACCATACGGTCAAAACACTTACGACTTTGATATTTCAGACTTTGATGAATGGATGCTTATGCGCTCTGATGTGCGTGAAGACAACATTGAAAACAGTTTCAATATTATGTCTTCAGATTGGCACTATATGCTAGCGTCAGGAGACTCAATAGATTTTGGAGTTCAATTTAAAAACTACGAATCTTCTGGCTATGAAAGAAGAGATCGCGAAGATTGGGAGGATGACGAAACTGCTCCCGCTGCGGTTTTCCAGTTAACCACGATACCTATTCTTCGCCCCTATGCTATTGCAAATAATACTGCAACCTTCGACTTACTCGAAGCCACAGGGAGAATTTCTAGAGAGTTAGACTCAACATTTAATCGTCCGGGCACGGTTTACGATATCGAAGAGGAAACGCTTGCGCTTTATACCAAATACAACTTCAACCGAGAAATTGGAGATATGGTATTACGCGGTAACCTAGGCGTGAGATGGTATCAAACCGAGCAAACATCGACAGGCGAAGTAAATACTGGCGAAGGGTTAGACGAAGTGGTGTTCGACAATTCTTATAATGACTTTTTGCCTTCATTAAATTTAGCCCTTGATATTAGCGATCAATGGGTAGCTCGATTTAGCGCTAACAGGAATATTTCTCGCCCTTCTCTCAACCAACTACGAGCGGCCGGTCAGGTTGGCGTTGCAGACACATTCATTTCTTCGGGCAATCCAAACCTAGAGCGTTTCGTTGCCGATTCAATTGATACCTCGTTAGAGTATTATGCTGAGAGTTTACGCGTATCTGTGGGCGCTTTTTATAAAGATATGGACTCTTTTATTGTAGAGCAGTCGAATACCATGCCTTACTCTGACACAGGTTACCCATTATCGTTTTTAGACTTTGACCCAAGGGTAAATGCCCAAACTGAATTTACAGTTAACCAACCTATTAACGGCGACAGTGCAAAAGTACGAGGTATAGAGATTGCTTTCCAAGCAGACTTAACATTCCTTCCCGGCGCGTTAAAAAATATGGGCGTTGCTACCAATGTCACGTTTGCTGACGGTGAAACGACGCTGTTCAATGAGGGCGAAGCGTTTGAAGTTACACCGCCGGGTCTATCTGAACTTGCTTATAATGTGACAGTATTTTATGAAACTGAGCGGTGGGGACTTAGAACATCGCTTGCATATCGCGATGAATACATAACTGGAGAAGGTGCTAGCCAAAATATAGTTGAAGGCTTTGATGACACAACGTTTCTCGACTTTAAAGCATTCTATAACGTAAGTGAGTCATTTCAAATTACGTTTGAAGGTAATAACTTAACCGATGAACGTATTCGTCAATTTCAAGACAATAGAACGCAATCATATTCAATGAGTGGTCGAAACTTTATCGTTGGCGCTTCCTATCAATTTTAA
- a CDS encoding TonB-dependent receptor domain-containing protein encodes MNVIVNIGFRYTQTETTSEAFAEPFATIFPDPTRPDVLLSTRLPAQFIEQTEDYNEFLPSIAARLNITDELVARASYSQSLTRPNLADLNPGINTAPELRLSDLSGSSGNPDLDPFVSDNIDLS; translated from the coding sequence ATTAACGTCATTGTAAATATTGGCTTCCGCTACACGCAAACAGAAACTACTTCTGAAGCGTTCGCAGAACCCTTTGCAACAATATTCCCAGACCCAACTCGTCCAGATGTGTTGTTAAGCACGCGCTTACCAGCACAATTTATAGAGCAAACTGAAGACTATAATGAATTTTTACCTTCAATCGCTGCACGTTTAAACATTACTGATGAGCTCGTAGCACGGGCGTCGTACTCACAATCTTTAACACGTCCTAACTTGGCAGACTTGAACCCAGGTATAAATACGGCGCCAGAGCTAAGGCTATCTGATTTATCAGGTTCATCAGGTAACCCAGACTTAGACCCGTTCGTGTCTGACAATATTGACCTTTCGTAG
- a CDS encoding glycoside hydrolase family 42 — MKRQFKVAALAPLIMIGAACTQIETTESSTSSINPSQQEGVKSSLEATARSKINVLQTMMDEAKSKGIDVTREEAVVWFSNEFLKFANWDEANPEAIEAAFGYERHFAPNKAQLAAELPDFERRKVIDILDAGIEELGKEIRGEIKRRPVVKVDWQNTKAADDMFVSNGKPIFLYDYFSKSVGQPLGQPDIYNDYLGALYHGGENLYPVDHDRAINSFLVKEDGTFDEALLKELTDIPDDNIGYLVAWLMGIPEWVEAKEPEIRKGRSLFQGFDLDNPLAREVWSKILRKAAEVTKDKKVIELGFVLANEPHWYSEAGHWTGNYEEMQGISSYTLAEFQKWLNEKYKGNVAQLNANWNSKFASFDDVEIEIPISESLRGKPIWFDWNRYNMHRATSWFTFMQNELHAVNPDADTHIKIFPRTFYEDSRSHGIDLEALTELTTMIGHDAKALGSPSIRPHISSDWWEKYTYKWDGMSMIHDFTESVSPNKINVNSESHFLSSGQWKVMDPRESYVRNVYWLATLQGMDANMGWFWMRDPDGSPEDRLEGELNFFDPGLAGAFAGSNNMQPHVANEVTQVMFDLNTYSEEIIALRNQRRPLRLFYSETSAINVSDYMTTQGKLYKSMFFEGFPLGYATQNIIAKQDNSAWDTLVVYKTPNVTDGEFNALQKYLDAGGSVVIDKQSLRFNEYGQLRESTLKARKGRLIVLDEDASIEKLRQAALAEIKPDSVPDIEFKIDSPLKHKTTITRVAKTGDNKYLVNLLSVGHDPVQIQLSHIGGSKLKVTDLMTSNSMESVFELASEEVLLLEVEVK; from the coding sequence ATGAAACGTCAGTTTAAGGTTGCCGCTCTGGCTCCACTTATAATGATTGGTGCCGCGTGCACGCAGATAGAAACTACAGAAAGCAGTACTTCTTCAATAAATCCAAGTCAGCAAGAGGGTGTAAAAAGCTCCCTTGAAGCGACGGCTCGCAGCAAAATCAACGTACTTCAAACAATGATGGACGAAGCAAAGTCAAAAGGCATAGATGTAACGCGGGAAGAAGCCGTTGTTTGGTTTTCTAATGAGTTTCTCAAATTTGCAAATTGGGACGAAGCAAACCCAGAGGCTATAGAAGCTGCTTTTGGTTATGAACGGCATTTTGCTCCTAACAAAGCACAGCTAGCTGCAGAACTTCCAGATTTCGAGCGTAGAAAGGTGATAGATATTCTTGACGCTGGCATAGAAGAATTAGGCAAAGAGATTCGTGGCGAAATAAAACGTCGCCCAGTTGTTAAAGTTGACTGGCAAAACACTAAAGCCGCTGATGATATGTTTGTGAGCAACGGCAAGCCTATATTCTTATACGACTACTTTTCTAAGTCTGTAGGTCAGCCTCTAGGCCAGCCTGATATTTATAACGACTATTTAGGTGCACTTTATCACGGTGGCGAAAATCTTTATCCCGTTGACCACGACCGTGCCATCAATTCTTTCTTAGTAAAAGAAGACGGTACGTTTGATGAAGCGCTGCTAAAAGAGCTTACAGATATTCCTGATGACAACATTGGCTACTTAGTCGCATGGTTAATGGGTATACCTGAGTGGGTAGAAGCGAAAGAGCCAGAAATTAGAAAAGGGCGATCGCTCTTTCAGGGCTTTGATTTAGATAACCCGCTTGCCCGTGAAGTATGGAGCAAGATACTTCGCAAAGCCGCCGAAGTCACTAAAGACAAAAAAGTCATCGAATTAGGTTTCGTGCTTGCCAATGAACCTCACTGGTATTCAGAGGCTGGACATTGGACAGGTAACTATGAAGAGATGCAAGGAATCTCATCATACACGTTAGCTGAATTCCAAAAATGGCTTAATGAAAAATATAAGGGCAACGTAGCCCAGCTTAATGCTAACTGGAACTCCAAGTTTGCTAGCTTTGACGATGTAGAAATAGAAATTCCTATCAGCGAAAGCTTGCGTGGAAAGCCAATCTGGTTCGATTGGAATCGTTATAACATGCATCGAGCAACCTCTTGGTTCACTTTCATGCAAAATGAACTACACGCAGTAAACCCAGACGCAGATACCCACATAAAAATTTTTCCGCGTACATTTTACGAAGATTCTCGCTCCCACGGTATCGATTTAGAAGCCTTGACCGAGCTTACCACCATGATTGGCCACGACGCTAAAGCGCTGGGAAGTCCTAGTATAAGACCTCATATTTCTTCTGATTGGTGGGAAAAGTACACGTACAAATGGGATGGTATGAGCATGATTCACGACTTTACTGAGTCGGTTTCGCCAAACAAAATCAACGTAAACTCTGAATCACACTTTTTGTCCTCTGGTCAATGGAAAGTGATGGACCCACGTGAAAGCTACGTGCGAAACGTGTATTGGTTAGCTACGCTTCAGGGAATGGATGCGAACATGGGCTGGTTCTGGATGCGCGATCCAGATGGTTCGCCCGAAGACCGTTTAGAAGGTGAACTTAACTTCTTCGATCCTGGTTTAGCAGGCGCTTTTGCGGGCTCAAATAATATGCAGCCCCATGTTGCAAATGAAGTGACGCAAGTCATGTTCGACTTAAATACCTATTCTGAAGAAATTATAGCACTAAGAAATCAGCGTAGGCCTTTACGGTTATTCTACTCAGAAACGTCTGCAATTAACGTTAGTGATTACATGACTACGCAAGGAAAGCTTTATAAGTCTATGTTTTTTGAAGGCTTCCCGCTTGGGTATGCGACTCAAAACATAATTGCTAAGCAAGATAACTCTGCGTGGGATACTTTAGTAGTTTATAAAACACCAAATGTTACCGATGGCGAGTTTAATGCATTGCAAAAATACCTAGATGCAGGTGGCTCTGTGGTTATAGATAAGCAGTCTCTTCGTTTTAATGAATACGGTCAGCTACGTGAAAGCACCTTGAAAGCACGTAAAGGTAGGCTCATCGTACTTGATGAAGACGCTAGCATAGAAAAGCTTCGTCAAGCCGCATTAGCTGAAATAAAACCGGATAGCGTACCGGATATTGAGTTTAAAATTGATAGCCCGCTGAAGCACAAAACCACAATCACGAGAGTGGCGAAAACAGGCGACAATAAGTACCTAGTGAATTTATTAAGCGTTGGGCACGATCCAGTTCAGATCCAGCTTTCACACATAGGTGGGAGCAAGCTAAAGGTTACAGATTTAATGACAAGTAATAGTATGGAAAGCGTTTTTGAGCTTGCTTCGGAAGAAGTGCTATTACTTGAAGTAGAAGTGAAATAG
- a CDS encoding HopJ type III effector protein: MAYSNTQDLVQAVTNSPDTIEFNDVIALIDSAFTFTPTAFTNGDVSNEANQNNGSCKLLALGQHLNLNQAQTLALFGRFYREDVLNNPNGDDHANIRNFMKTGHEGVAFETFPLKEKSL, from the coding sequence ATGGCATACAGCAACACTCAAGACTTAGTTCAAGCAGTTACTAATTCCCCAGATACCATCGAATTTAACGACGTTATTGCGCTTATCGATAGCGCGTTTACTTTCACGCCCACTGCTTTTACCAATGGTGATGTGTCAAACGAAGCAAACCAGAACAACGGCTCTTGCAAATTGCTCGCACTCGGTCAGCATTTAAACCTAAACCAAGCTCAAACGCTGGCCTTATTTGGACGCTTCTATCGCGAAGACGTACTTAATAACCCTAACGGCGACGACCACGCCAATATCCGCAACTTTATGAAAACGGGCCATGAAGGAGTGGCGTTTGAGACGTTTCCTTTAAAGGAAAAGTCGTTATGA